The following proteins come from a genomic window of Chlamydiales bacterium:
- a CDS encoding disulfide bond formation protein B produces the protein MERNLNALLVYILTAILIGAFLIEIFADERPCVLCFLERLGMIGVAIGALMNCRLGPHKLHYGLSILSALFGGAVALRQIALHICPGFPVFGKSFWGLNLYTWSFLIFSSSIIYIALLLISFDQSKKSRMNLWCRYAFFAAFGVTVANIIFSFSVCGWGTC, from the coding sequence ATGGAACGTAATTTAAACGCACTGCTTGTCTATATTCTTACAGCGATTTTAATAGGAGCATTTCTCATTGAAATTTTTGCAGATGAAAGACCGTGTGTTTTGTGTTTTTTAGAACGTCTTGGGATGATCGGAGTAGCCATAGGAGCTTTGATGAATTGTCGATTAGGTCCCCATAAACTCCATTATGGTTTATCTATACTTTCTGCTCTATTTGGAGGGGCTGTGGCTTTAAGACAGATTGCTTTGCACATTTGTCCTGGGTTTCCTGTTTTTGGAAAGTCATTTTGGGGTTTAAACCTCTATACTTGGTCATTTCTGATCTTCTCTTCCTCGATTATCTATATTGCACTGCTTTTGATTAGCTTTGATCAATCAAAAAAATCTAGAATGAATCTTTGGTGTCGTTATGCATTTTTTGCAGCTTTTGGTGTGACTGTAGCGAATATTATTTTTTCATTCTCAGTCTGTGGATGGGGGACGTGCTAA
- the uvrC gene encoding excinuclease ABC subunit UvrC, giving the protein MMTFDIQQLKHFPESPGVYLMKSVTGTILYIGKAKNLRSRTMQYFTTGHDRRKMVPYLIAQIATIDIIVVSSEKEALILENNLIKKHLPKYNALLKDDKTYFSLMINHKHQWPMIRMIRFKGEASPDHLYFGPYTNGHAARQTLELLRSLFPLRQCSDKELASRSRPCILYEMKKCSAPCVQKCHPQDYHLLVKKVINFLQGKEATIRKKLKTDMQQAIKNLEFEKADQIYQTLKYIEQTLEKQEVEKIQTHDLDVIGMFRQIDQVVVVQLFFRQGKLMGSHNHLFIHNAQEDIDLLTSFLLQHYGDQKRIPHEILLPFPLSKVVALLVGATLTHPKQGRKRHLLDMAEKNAKAQFQYKMNFQEAPLLDIEEICGLTHYPDWIECFDNSNMSGSEAVSAMVVFKAGKKDTKSYRKYTIQTAAPSDDYGMLKEALIRRYQRSKEKDTLPDLLLIDGGKGHLNLAIEILTSLNISTIDVISIAKDHGRHDRGIAHEQIFLKGQHSPLILKPDSPTLLLLQRIRDEAHRFAIHFQRIRNRKKSLASELDHLPGIGPIKKQRLLNHFGSLKRILEASEEEWKSIQGITKKDIETLRLARPPSTD; this is encoded by the coding sequence ATGATGACTTTTGACATCCAACAGTTAAAACATTTTCCTGAATCCCCTGGTGTCTATTTAATGAAAAGCGTGACGGGCACGATTCTTTATATAGGAAAAGCAAAAAATCTACGTAGCCGCACAATGCAATATTTTACCACAGGTCACGACCGAAGAAAGATGGTTCCTTACCTGATTGCACAAATTGCGACAATTGATATCATTGTGGTTTCCTCTGAAAAAGAGGCCCTCATTCTAGAAAATAACCTCATTAAAAAGCACCTACCCAAATACAATGCCCTCTTAAAAGATGACAAAACCTATTTTAGCTTAATGATTAATCATAAGCATCAATGGCCAATGATCCGTATGATCCGCTTCAAGGGAGAAGCCTCACCGGATCATCTTTATTTTGGCCCTTACACAAATGGACATGCCGCACGTCAAACACTCGAGCTCTTGCGCTCTCTTTTTCCCTTACGTCAATGTTCTGATAAAGAACTAGCAAGCCGTTCTCGTCCTTGTATTCTATATGAGATGAAAAAATGTAGCGCTCCCTGTGTGCAAAAATGCCATCCACAGGATTATCATTTGTTAGTCAAAAAAGTGATCAATTTTTTACAAGGCAAAGAAGCGACCATTCGTAAAAAATTAAAAACCGATATGCAACAAGCGATTAAAAATCTAGAATTTGAAAAAGCTGATCAGATTTATCAAACATTAAAATATATTGAGCAAACTTTAGAAAAACAAGAAGTAGAGAAGATCCAAACCCATGATCTTGATGTCATTGGAATGTTTCGTCAAATCGATCAAGTTGTTGTTGTACAGTTATTTTTTCGTCAAGGCAAGCTCATGGGGTCTCATAATCACCTCTTTATTCATAATGCCCAAGAAGATATAGATTTACTAACCTCTTTTCTTTTACAGCATTATGGAGATCAAAAACGGATTCCTCATGAAATTCTTCTCCCTTTTCCATTGAGCAAAGTGGTAGCCTTGCTAGTTGGGGCTACACTGACCCATCCGAAGCAAGGACGGAAACGCCATTTATTAGACATGGCAGAGAAAAATGCTAAAGCGCAATTTCAATATAAGATGAACTTCCAGGAAGCCCCTCTCCTCGACATTGAAGAAATCTGTGGTTTAACACACTATCCTGATTGGATTGAATGTTTTGACAATTCAAATATGTCTGGAAGTGAGGCTGTAAGTGCTATGGTAGTCTTTAAAGCGGGTAAAAAAGATACTAAAAGCTATCGAAAATATACCATCCAAACTGCGGCTCCTTCTGATGATTATGGAATGCTCAAAGAAGCTCTCATACGTCGTTATCAACGGAGCAAAGAGAAAGATACTCTTCCTGACCTTTTACTTATTGATGGTGGTAAAGGTCACCTTAATCTAGCTATCGAAATTTTAACTTCTCTCAATATTAGCACAATCGATGTCATTAGTATTGCTAAAGACCATGGACGTCATGATCGTGGAATTGCCCATGAACAAATCTTTTTAAAAGGCCAACACTCCCCCCTAATTTTAAAACCAGACTCTCCCACTTTACTCCTACTCCAAAGAATTCGTGATGAAGCACATCGATTTGCGATTCATTTTCAAAGAATAAGAAATAGAAAAAAAAGTTTAGCTAGTGAATTAGATCATCTACCCGGAATTGGACCAATCAAAAAACAAAGATTATTAAATCATTTTGGCAGTTTAAAACGCATCTTAGAAGCTTCTGAAGAGGAGTGGAAATCTATACAGGGAATCACAAAAAAAGATATAGAAACATTACGATTAGCACGTCCCCCATCCACAGACTGA